The Kosakonia sacchari SP1 genome includes a window with the following:
- the sodB gene encoding superoxide dismutase [Fe]: MSFELPALPYAKDALAPHISAETLEYHYGKHHQTYVTNLNNLIKGSAFEGKSLEEIVKSSEGGVFNNAAQVWNHTFYWNCLAPNAGGEPAGELAAAIAKSFGSFAEFKAQFTDAAVKNFGAGWTWLVKKADGALAIVSTSNAGTPLTSDATPLLTVDVWEHAYYIDYRNARPNYLEHFWALVNWSFVAKNLAA, encoded by the coding sequence ATGTCGTTTGAATTACCTGCATTACCGTATGCAAAAGACGCCCTGGCGCCGCATATCTCAGCCGAAACGCTGGAATACCACTATGGTAAACATCATCAGACGTATGTCACCAACCTCAACAACCTGATCAAAGGCAGCGCTTTTGAAGGTAAATCTCTGGAAGAGATTGTGAAAAGCAGCGAAGGCGGCGTGTTCAACAATGCCGCCCAGGTCTGGAACCATACCTTCTACTGGAACTGCCTGGCTCCGAATGCTGGCGGTGAACCGGCTGGTGAGCTGGCGGCGGCTATCGCCAAATCCTTCGGCAGCTTTGCCGAATTCAAAGCGCAATTCACCGATGCTGCGGTTAAAAACTTCGGTGCTGGCTGGACGTGGCTGGTGAAAAAAGCGGATGGCGCATTAGCCATTGTTTCAACGTCTAATGCGGGTACGCCGCTGACAAGCGACGCAACCCCGCTGTTAACCGTCGATGTGTGGGAACATGCGTATTACATCGATTATCGTAATGCGCGTCCGAACTACCTCGAACATTTCTGGGCGCTGGTAAACTGGTCATTCGTGGCCAAAAATTTAGCGGCATAA
- the cydH gene encoding cytochrome bd-I oxidase subunit CydH — MSTDLKYSLITTVIVLSLIVFGGLTAALH, encoded by the coding sequence ATGAGCACCGATCTGAAGTATTCTTTAATCACTACCGTCATCGTTCTGAGCCTGATTGTTTTCGGCGGTCTGACTGCTGCACTGCATTGA
- a CDS encoding MFS transporter, with protein MKINFPLLALAIGAFGIGTTEFSPMGLLPVIARGVDVSIPAAGMLISAYAIGVMVGAPLMTLLLSHRGRRNALIFLMAIFTLGNVLSAIAPDYTTLMLARIVTSLNHGAFFGLGSVVAASVVAKEKQASAVATMFMGLTIANIGGVPAATWLGETIGWRMSFMATAGLGVIAMASLFFSLPKGGAGERPDVRKELSVLVRPQVLSALLTTVLGAGAMFTLYTYIAPVLHTITDATPVFVTAMLVLIGVGFSIGNYLGGKLADRSVTGTLKGFLILLIAIMLAIPFLARSEVGAAISMVVWGAATFAVVPPLQMRVMRVAHEAPGLSSSVNIGAFNLGNALGAAAGGAVISAGLGYDFVPVMGAIIAGLGLLVVLFSGRSQPERVCAAAE; from the coding sequence ATGAAAATTAATTTCCCTTTGCTTGCCCTGGCGATTGGCGCCTTCGGCATTGGTACTACCGAGTTTTCCCCGATGGGATTACTGCCGGTTATTGCCCGCGGCGTTGACGTTTCTATTCCGGCAGCGGGGATGCTGATTAGCGCCTACGCTATCGGTGTAATGGTTGGTGCGCCGTTAATGACGTTGTTGCTGTCTCATCGCGGCAGACGCAATGCCCTGATCTTTTTGATGGCAATTTTTACGCTTGGTAACGTGCTGTCGGCGATCGCGCCGGATTACACCACATTAATGCTGGCACGTATCGTCACTAGCCTGAACCATGGCGCTTTCTTTGGTCTTGGTTCGGTGGTGGCAGCAAGCGTGGTTGCCAAAGAGAAGCAGGCCAGCGCAGTCGCCACCATGTTTATGGGGCTGACCATTGCTAACATCGGCGGTGTACCTGCCGCGACCTGGCTGGGTGAAACCATTGGCTGGCGCATGTCGTTCATGGCCACTGCCGGGCTGGGTGTGATTGCTATGGCGAGCCTGTTCTTTTCGTTGCCGAAAGGTGGTGCTGGTGAGCGCCCGGACGTACGTAAAGAGCTGTCGGTACTGGTACGCCCACAAGTGTTGTCCGCATTGCTGACCACTGTGCTCGGCGCAGGTGCCATGTTCACGCTGTATACCTACATTGCGCCGGTACTGCACACCATTACCGATGCCACTCCCGTTTTTGTGACGGCGATGCTGGTGTTGATTGGCGTTGGTTTCTCCATTGGTAACTATCTCGGCGGCAAACTGGCGGATCGCTCGGTCACCGGCACGCTGAAAGGTTTTTTGATCCTGCTGATTGCCATCATGCTGGCGATCCCGTTCCTGGCGCGCAGTGAAGTGGGCGCAGCCATCAGCATGGTGGTGTGGGGCGCGGCGACGTTTGCGGTGGTTCCGCCGTTGCAGATGCGTGTCATGCGCGTTGCGCATGAAGCACCTGGCCTTTCATCTTCAGTCAATATCGGTGCCTTTAACCTCGGTAACGCGCTGGGCGCGGCAGCCGGTGGAGCAGTGATTTCCGCTGGGCTGGGTTATGATTTCGTCCCGGTTATGGGGGCGATTATTGCCGGGCTGGGTCTGCTGGTGGTGCTGTTCTCTGGCCGCTCTCAGCCAGAACGTGTCTGTGCCGCAGCAGAATAA